The window CATCGAAAGCACCACCCGCCGCCGTTTCCATATGTGACGCAATTTGAAACCAGGTTGATTGTGGTTGATTAATGTTTGATAGATCTTGATTTTGTTTGATAATtgttaaattatatatatgtatctgaCATATCTTGATTTTTGTTTAATAATCGTTGACACTCGATTCAGGCGATACTTTAGCGTTTGTGTGTGATTGACTGATTGTGGTAAGAAATTTGGGTTTGAGGGTTTTAACCGTCACCCTTTTGGCCGTTTTATAACTTGAAACCCGTTTCAGATTGATTAAATTTCGGGAATCTTGTTTTCAATCTATCCATTCTTCAGACTAGTGTTTTGTGCTAAATTTAACGATTCTTAAAATCATACTGTTCCAACACAATAATCCTTTTGATCAGTTATGAATCCATTAAGGAACAGTAGTATTGTTTTTAGTAGAGATGGAGTTTGTAAAAAGAAATAAGGTTTATGGTTTTGGTAGAAAAGGATATTTactaatttgattttgatttatGATTGACTTATATTTAAGAAATTTAGAAGTGGATGGTGGGTTTTAAATTGAGTTCATGATTTTGCTAGGTTTCAATTTAGGGTTGATAATATTTGGACGGATGAAAAGTTTAGAGTGAAAGAAAGAGAGTTTTAAAGGATAAGGTAGTAATTTTAAAAAGACGAAACTATCTTCATGTGCAAGTCATGTGAGGCACAAAAACGTTAAATGTTAACAGACCATGAAACTATGGCAAACCACAGTGACCCTCTaaggtgaaaaaattcttttgAACTCCACTTGTTATTTAATAATATCTTTGttgccatttaaaaaaaaaaaaagttaaaagatAATGCTATTTCTTATCAAAATGAACGTCTAACAAACGGAGTATATTATAGGTCCTTCAAAAATTAAAAGTTAAGATTTTAAATTTATGGTATCTTAATTGGCTTACAATCCTCAGATACAAATGATCATATCAATAATTATCGAAACTACGTTATCTTCCTTTTCATCGAAATTAACCTAAATATAATCTTCTCGTGGGAAAGCTAATTTCCCAAAACTCTGATGTCGTACCCATTCTAGATTCAAATTGCGTCTTCTGGTGTAATCTTGACCAGCATATATTCACTGAGCGATTTGTATTTACACATTAACGGTCAAGCCCAACTTGCACATTATTATATAGTTGCTAACGAGGCATTTGAATCAGCTCGTCATCATGACATTCCCTTATGCTAAATTCCAGCTTTTCGTGTCTCGATGTTGGTAATACATCACAACATTGTCTTCTAGGAGCATGCatctgtgtaaaaaaaaaaaactcaagtaAATTATTGGGATTGTTTTGATAACACtttatacgttggggttttattaaaACATTTTCATAGTATAATATTTATATGAGTTCCATGGAGGAACTTAGAACTCTATACTCTATACGTTGGATACACTAGATTCCGCCCCTGTATACATACATTATTTCCAACTCTTTGCTAGAAGgtttttttctaataataatagaagttgttTGAAAAACGTAAATGTGTTATTTATATTGTACAAAGTAAGCTTATAAAATGCAAAAAGAATTAGACAATTTTTACTCGTAAATATGTTAGAGAAGTAGAACAAGATGGTTTTGTTGCAAAAATAAGGTCATCAAGTTACCTGTTTGATGTTGAGATGTAATTTTGGAGCATACACTTTGATCATTTCAATTCCTCTTGGTGACCCAATACTTCTAGTGCAATTCCCAGGTGCGCTAAATTTGTAAATGCTCACAGTATTTTCTCCTTCTAGAAACGtcgtgttcatatgaaacacgacAGGTCTTTTACAAGGGTCCTTATTGTGCTCCCTCATGTCAAAACTAAACAACGAATTCAATACATTACCTTTTTTCCATGGCCTAAATGTTTGTGGGACACGAAGCACGTCTGGCAAGAGTACGTGACTTCCAAACACCTCAATCGCATAGCCCCATGAGATTGATATGGTCCAAGAAAACCAACGGTCGTAACAAACTGTTTGTTGTAAGATCCTATGAGGATCTAATTCGGCCGCTTTGTACAAATGGCGCATTGCGTTTCTACTTGTCATATTTGGGAAGATGGGGTCCAAGTGATCGGCATGGTGAAGAGTTACTAATGGTGCCATTGGATGCGCTGCCAATACTCCAAACGGATCACCGGTCATATCCATGTGGATAAGTTATAAACATCACAAAGAAGATTATTAGAAACCAAATCAAAACAAGCATCTTAAAGAATTTATAGTAATGCTTGTTAAGAACTACAATGTGTGTGAACTGAAAGATGTGATCACAATATGTTAATGATAGACAAAATATATATTTTGGAGGTGATTTACGTTTATCAATATGTTATTCCAAGTCACatatatttaaaatgcatatttgGAAGTGATTCAAGTTTATCAATTTGTTATTCAAAGTCACATATTGACATATATTTTAAAAAGATTATGCAGGTCACTCAAATATAAATTCATATGATGTTATACCAAATCAGCCTAAAAACTAATCGGAAATGTGTAAAAGAAAAAATAGAAAAACACAAATACTACtccaatatatttattaattaacaatatttagaatattataagTTTTTCAATACAAGTATATTTTTGCTCTTTAACCTTTTTTGTGATCGAGTGTTTAGCTAAATTTGGTATGTATTCAACAATATTTAAATTTGAGCGAATTACAAAATTATCTTTAAATGTGAATCTAATCGAAATGATATCCTTGTGAACTCTACAAGGTTGGAGTACTCGAGATTTCTCCGAGATCCCCGGAAGTTGACTTACGTtgattttctaattttttttaataaaatatatgtatatttatatacacttTTACGGGATTTTACGAAAAAATTATAAATTagcgagaaaatccgagaaattacgAGATAATTGGAGAAATGAACGAGAAAaatcgagaaatcgtggctttgaccaagtttgatccCGCTGACCAACTTTGACTCCGTCTCGGCTGATTTTCAAAAACGAGATCTCACCGAGATCTTGGCGAGAAATACCGAGATTTATAACATTGAATACTGGATATATGACTAAAATATCTTGATTAATATGACATATGATTATCAAGTCACAACAAAATTATTTTTAAATGTGAATTGAATGGAAATGATATGCTTGTGAACTCTGGATAAATACTCATATGACTAAAATATGTTGATTAATATGACTCATATGATTATCAAGTGACAACATAGTGTTATATTCTCCACCTAATAAAGTACACTTGTACggttaaaatgataaaatttggaATAGCTACTAGAATTTTGTACTAAAAGAAATTGATATTACATGTAAAATTATTTAACCCATCTAATGTTAATAAATGGTTATCATTAGTATTGAACATGTAATAAACTCTATTTTGTTAGGCAAACAAACACTCCCTAAGTTTAGCACAAAATAAATAATAGTTAATTGAACTTCACAACGTTTGACTGGATCATTAAATATGATATATTGAAGGTTTAGCAGGGGTAGATATGAAATTGGCCTTATTTTATTAAGATGGActcttgtttgtcaaaaagaaagctAAAACATATGACGAATAAAAATTTAAAATCAGCAACATATAGTACATATATTTATTTCATGTAATGGAAAATTTACCTGATGAAAACCAGATTCTCTAGTAATCCCAACTCCAAGTTCAGCCAAACACGACGAAATCCTTCCATCGCTTCCATACAAATGATGATATCGTTCTAAACACGAATCCAATACTTTGGCTAATGATTTCGCCAATGGATAACTAATCGCGAATCCAGCTCCACCAAACGCCATTCCAAATGAAAAAAATCTGTTTTGTACAAAGCTCTCTGAGTTCGACCCGATGAAATACATCAGATTATGATCATATTTCGATAGCGTCTTCACAAGATTCTCAGGAAAGAACACCGTATCATCGTCCCCAAAAACAAACCATCTGAATATTAACATATCGTTAAAATCTTAAAGCATGTTTAAAGGGTTGTATTATATAACGTTATAAAGCATGTTTAGTGGAATAAAATAAATTTAGTGGTGTATGGATATCACCTTTTAACTTATTGGTCCCAAAAAGACATAAAACTAATGCGGTTTTAAATTAACATAATGtcagtttttatctttttactcccAATTTAAAGGTGCGTTTAATTTTAAATATTACTAACATAGATATCTCAATGTAAACAGTTATTATAAAAGTTAGCATAGTTAATACATGTTTGTTACATTCTACTTTACCTGACATTTGAATGATTTAATGCAACTGTTTCTGACACGACTCGAGCGACACGAATGGCTGACCGAAGACCACCACGCCACGTGTAACGAAACCGTGAAGTGTCATCGGAGATATAAACAGGTGGGAGAAGTGACACGTCATCAGGTACAGTTTTATTATCTAACGGAATATCAAGAAAAACTGCACCTCTCATTTTATCAGGTTTCCACCACATCTTAACATATTCTTTCCTTTCGGGCCAAGATTTCGCATTGGATGCGATCCCAAAAACGATATGATCAATGGTAGTAGGAGCAGAAAACAGATCAGCACCTAGTAACAAAATTTTGGTATTCGTTGTAAGAGAAAACGAAGAAATTAAAAGATAAATAATTAAACAAAGAGATGATGAGATGGAAATGAGGTTTATGAGCCTAGATTTGAATTGTGCTTttaaaaatgatgattttgataTCTTCATGATTATAAAATGAAATGGTTATTGGGATTGATGGATTTAAAGATGTGAATGCTATGTGAAAAGAGgttaattagtttataattttaaTGTATTAGAGGCGCAAGTTATGGTATGTGCAGGTGAAGTGTTACAAGTTGAAGTAGATTTGAAGGTAGAACAGAACAAGACTTTGTGGAAAATTTGGAAGGAATTTGACAGTGTGTTAGGCAACCAAAAGGTGCAATTTAAAGGTTTAATTGGGACAGGTGTTAAATGTTGATGAGCTAAAAGTCAACTTTATTGGAAGACCGTTGACTAAaaacaagaaagaaagaaaaatcaTTAATTCATACTCCATATTTCGTACTGGTAATTTATAACAGAAAAAACTAGTTTTCGAACCATCGCTTCGCGTCGGGAGTTCGGTTttaaatgtattttattgtgtttagttacggagcctgcgagtaaaaaatcaacgtatatgaaaagtaccctaaatatttagcgttttttaaaaagtgtccgttttgcgtatagttagtgacattgtgttcgtaaaattatttcgagtttaacgatggtgttggaaaaatttaactctttgcgagcgagaagatatggcccgttgaatatttgagtggagtttatttaaaatattttatgaaaattttgatttgacactTTAACCCCCTGTTTTGGtggccgattttaatttttgaacaaagtgtgaggAGCGTTTATGGTGTTagttaaaagaaaaaaaaagtgaaAGACGAAAACGCCCCTAATACCTATCATCATTTTTATCTAATAGATAGTATAGTAGTAATTATAGCCTCTCAATTTTGTATCAAATAACATTGGTATTTCGTACTGGTTATTTATAACAGAAAAAATTACAGTCCCTCAATTTTGTATCAAATAACATTGGTGATCCTTTTTTTCACCTTGTTGACCTTCATTTATTACTTTATGTCACGGATGACCCTAACACTCCCATTAAATTTTCCATTGTCCCTCACATATTGTGTGGTTGATCCCTAACTCTAACGGACATTGGATAGCTTCTCAACTTCATCTTCTTCCCAAAATTTAATATCAAAAAACAAAaccaaattaaaattaaaatacaaattGTTCAAGCTTGATGGACGTAAGATCTATGCAATTTCAACGCCTTCACtctgttaaatttttttttttgatccgTATCACTCTTCAGTGTtatcccaaattttttttttttttttacaaattcaaGCATGTTTCATTTACATTGTATGATCAGCTTTTTAAAGGGTACACCattatcaatatatatttatatctatttcgtaattaaaattataattcatCTTCGTCACTAGAAGGGCACATAAAAGGGAAGTTATGCAATTCATCTTGATAATGTCTACTTTCGTTGATTTTCATGACGATTCCGATCAAAGACGCATATAAGGCCACAACAACGCCGCTACACACTACCGTTGCACATCACTATTAGAGTTGGGGATCTGAGATAATGGGTATgtgttcatatgtatatatattctaattTTTCTACTTCAATACGGAGAGGGAATCCGTTGACTTAGGGTTCTTATTTGATAATGAGATGAGATTTGCTGTAAAAAAAcactaaaaattataataattatattgcgTGATGCTTAAAAACATGTTTCTTTGATCTCCAAACTGCTATGGATGAATATAGGTTTTTGTGAGGCTCTTATTTGCCCCCATTTTTCTGAACACGTACGAAAGAATATTTTGAAGAAAGAAGGTTTTGTTATTAAAGTTAGATAAATAAAAGCTGAAGATATCTTTTTTGATAATGTAAAAATAAGTTTTTGATATCCGTTCAGTTTTTATTGTTTGATTAAAAATTTTAGATCTGATTTTGAATATCGAAACTTAGGCTTCTTATGTTCATATAGAAACATAAACCTACATACATAAAAAAAACAAACATACATACAtagacatgcatacatacatatacatacacatacatacctaCAAACACATACAGACACATCCCAAGAACAGGTGCGGGTGAAAAACAAAGTGAGAGATTACATAGATTACTTTAAATGAAGATACATACATAAACACAAATACATATGTCACTTCAAAAGAAGATACATAAACTTACATACATTGTACGTATGTACGTACGTACATACATACTTACATACGTACGTACGTACATACATGCGTGCGTGCGTGCGTGCATACAtaaatgcatacatacatacatacatacatacatacatacatacatacatacatacgtattGGGAGAGAATGTGGGTTTATGCTTAACGATCAtattaatcttaacccataacaataagtattttgatgatgacacatgcacataactagaggtgatggtaggcatcttgacataaatatacaagttcactaatccacacttactctagcaaaagaccaaaatcaAATAAAGCTTAAAATGATATATAAGCCACACGACTTGGTCCACGATTGACCGCGGGTCAGACCGTGGAACCCTGCACCCTGGTTTATGAAACCAGgagtgcacggtcgactccacggtcaacCGTGGATCGACCGCGAAAGGTTCCGTCCGAActtttgatcaaatttagtttaaccacttcggggcatctataatttatgaaacttgtttaaacatgcttagaatagtttccccattcatatccaaaagagttttGATAACTAGAATgctaatcttgattaatcacacctaatgatacCTTACTGACGATTTAGCCTTGATTAAGGGATAACACACAAGTGTTACAGGAAAACATGTGCTCGTAAAATGTGTTTatacatacttaggatggtcatcaagtcccaaccaagagttgcttcTTTCTTTTACATGTGTtgaacattaatgtatacttatacatcaatcttgcaaatgccactttgcaagtaaaacttacatagccttacatgaatattacttgactacttgctattaatacttgagtattatttgactatgtgctaaatgTTAATTTGCTAGtagttactttatatatatatatatatatatatatatatatatatatatatatatatatatatatatatatatatatatatatatatatatatatatatatatatatatatgtgtgtgtgtgtgtgtgtgtgtgtgtgtgtgtgtgtgtgtgtgtgtgtgtgtgtgtgtgtgtgtgtgtgtgtgtgtgtgtgtgtgtgtgaaatttgTCTTGATATGTGCTACAAGTTGGAAAACCATCAACTTGTATttagactacttcaatatatgcttatGCTACTTGGATAACAATTAAAGAGTCATAATCTAGTGATCTTAAAAGGATGAAgaatcattaacacacataggatttgtttaagtctagaaacaagtttaAGAATGACTtagacttgattaacttgatgtcttacaacatgcttaattgatattacaTGTTTCACTTTTTAAGACATcatgaacacacttaattaattgatATTACTTCTCCTTAGACGCATCAACCGTaagtgcctcgactctcctaacAGTGGAAGTATGAGGTCaccttctcttagcttgtcgatgatgcttctaacttCTAGGTTCTCCCTAAAAATACTATTCGGAGTCATATCCGGCATGGTATTACCGCACGTCCACCAAAGCATCCTCATCTCtaccacctccatccttctctcttgcacCTTCGTCATTGGCTAACACTTTGATCCGTACAATATGACGCTAATTTAACAAACATAAAATAATTTACAAACTAATCTGAATCGTTCCCTTCTTCCTGTGGATTAATCACGTGGTTGAGTATCTCAAATGCCCTAAACAATAATTTTTTCTTGCCACATCTTGAacggttttaaaattttttttttttttgtactttcGGCTTTCTTGATTTCTACACGAACATTTTTGGACGAACATCGAGATGAAGTAGAATAAGATGACTTGAAACTACGTTGGCTCTTGCGGCTAGACAAACGGCCTGGTGGACGGCGTTAGTATCATCCGTAAAAAATGCTTCAAATTCGGGTTATCAATAAGGTTTAGATTAATATTTAGTACTTCTTCATCAATAGGGTCGGAAATAATTTCTTGTTCCAATCCTCTTCGTACAAATCCCATTACACTTCGTGGTGCGAAAAACTTCGGAATTTCTTTACCTACTTTCCAAACACCTTCTTGTGTAACTTCTCGAGAAATTTGGTCCTTATGCCCCGAATTAGCTGCTGCCATGATGTTGGCGTCCGATTGACCACATGGCCATTTTGTTTTGAAATCTTCGTAAATAGAGCAAaaagtgttgagtccccaaaataattaaggatttaattatgacaaaactgtaatttatttgcactaaaatgttatgtgcatccagtacaagtttgtttatgtatatacAGTAAATATTGCagtgtcaagtgttcagtatgctgcctagtctaccagcacaaggtagagcgtattcttcgaatcagcacaatgagtacccagcaattcaagaatatcgagtgactcagcataagaagaaccagtaaacctggtaagtaGCTGATGTTAAAGCGGAGaggtatgaaatactattaaatacgatacaattttacacaagttatttatttattttttgaatgaatatacctaaaccttgctacaacacttataggcagtgtacctaatcgtagagtagtgtagtttttagtaagtccggttcgttccacagggagctagctgagtttaacactatatttttaaacaattatatttgcatatctttatatatatatatatatatatatata of the Rutidosis leptorrhynchoides isolate AG116_Rl617_1_P2 chromosome 5, CSIRO_AGI_Rlap_v1, whole genome shotgun sequence genome contains:
- the LOC139849522 gene encoding uncharacterized protein, with protein sequence MPDMTPNSIFRENLEVRSIIDKLREGADLFSAPTTIDHIVFGIASNAKSWPERKEYVKMWWKPDKMRGAVFLDIPLDNKTVPDDVSLLPPVYISDDTSRFRYTWRGGLRSAIRVARVVSETVALNHSNVRWFVFGDDDTVFFPENLVKTLSKYDHNLMYFIGSNSESFVQNRFFSFGMAFGGAGFAISYPLAKSLAKVLDSCLERYHHLYGSDGRISSCLAELGVGITRESGFHQVNFPGDPFGVLAAHPMAPLVTLHHADHLDPIFPNMTSRNAMRHLYKAAELDPHRILQQTVCYDRWFSWTISISWGYAIEVFGSHVLLPDVLRVPQTFRPWKKGNVLNSLFSFDMREHNKDPCKRPVVFHMNTTFLEGENTVSIYKFSAPGNCTRSIGSPRGIEMIKVYAPKLHLNIKQMHAPRRQCCDVLPTSRHEKLEFSIRECHDDELIQMPR